Proteins encoded within one genomic window of Actinomycetota bacterium:
- a CDS encoding DUF6328 family protein: protein MATDEAIEQRLGEDPEDEQVKERLEREHGELLEELRALIPGAEVLFGFLLAIRFTAQFTDLNAVQRYVYYGTLVSTAVSLVLLLAPSAYHRLRFREGDKDAMVRKGNREAIAGTGAIALAFTGVLYLITDLVFTTQAAIAVALVFFALTSWRWWAIALYRKARE, encoded by the coding sequence ATGGCCACCGACGAAGCGATCGAGCAGCGGCTCGGGGAGGATCCCGAGGACGAACAGGTCAAGGAGCGACTGGAGCGCGAGCACGGCGAATTGCTTGAGGAGCTGCGCGCCCTCATCCCCGGCGCCGAGGTCCTGTTCGGCTTCCTGCTCGCCATCCGCTTTACCGCCCAGTTCACCGACCTGAACGCAGTCCAGCGCTACGTCTACTACGGCACGCTGGTAAGCACGGCGGTCTCGCTGGTCCTGCTGCTCGCCCCCTCCGCCTACCACCGCCTCCGCTTCCGCGAAGGCGACAAGGACGCGATGGTCCGCAAGGGCAACCGGGAGGCGATTGCAGGGACAGGCGCCATCGCCTTGGCCTTCACGGGCGTGCTGTACCTGATCACCGACCTGGTCTTTACCACCCAAGCCGCGATCGCGGTCGCGCTCGTCTTCTTCGCGCTGACCTCGTGGCGCTGGTGGGCGATCGCGCTATATCGCAAGGCCCGCGAGTGA